The genomic DNA AAGCGACCTGATCGGGCCGGTTCACATTGGCGCCAATGGCCAGCGCATGACCGTCGCGGGTGCGGGCGGGCAGGGCGCGCTCGGCCTCCTCGGCCACGCGCCGGGCCGCGATTTCATCGATCCAGAGGCGGGCCGACGCCAGATCGTCCGGGGAAGGATCGAGCCAGATGCGCCCATTGTCGCCATCGACGATGGCGGTGGTCCCGGCTGCCTGCGTCAACAGATCGGCCCCGCCCGCCACCATCGACGGCAGGCCAAGGGTGCGCGCCAGGATCGCACTGTGCGAGGTCGGGCCGCCCAGCGCGGTGGCGATGCCCGCCACCCGGCTGGTGTCGAGCGTCGCCGTATCCGATGGCGACAGGTCGGTCGCGACGAGGATGCAGGGCTGCTCCGGCAGGTCGGCCAGCGTGCCGACGCTCAGGCCCGGATCGATCTGGGCCAGCACGCGCCGGCCGATGTCGTGCAAATCTGCGGCGCGTGCGGCCAGCACCGGATTGCCCAGCGCGGAGAGCTTCCCGGCCATGCGGTCGATCGCCTGATGCCAGGACCAGGCGACGCCATGGCCTTCCACCATCAACTGGCAGGTCAGGGTGATGAGATCGGTGTCGTCCAGCAGCCCGGCCTGCGCCGCGAAGATGGCGGCGTCCCCCGCGCCCAGACGCCGGGTGGTGTCGTCGACCAGCGCCTTCATCTGCGCCCTGGTGCGGATCAGCGCGTCGTTGAGCAAGGCGCCGCCACCGACCAGATCGACCGGCTGATCGGGCACGTCCAGTTCGGCCGCGGCCAGCACATGGACCGGCCCGATGGCCAGGCCGGGGCTGGCGGCGACGCCCGCGATCATCACCGGATGGCCGACCGGCTTCCACCCGCGCACCGGCGCCTGCGCCTTTTCGGCGGCGCGCGCGGCATCCGCCTTTTCACGGGCGGTAAGGCCGGTGACGGTCCGCATGAACTGATCGAGCGCCGGGCGGGCGCCGGCGGAAATGGTGATGCGGTCGCCCGCTTTCAGTCCCAGTTGCAACAGCGAGACGAGACTGCGTGGATCGGCCATGTCGTCGCCATGGCGCACGCGCAGGGGGGCGGCCCCGACCTTGGCCGCTTCGCCCCAGGCCGAAGCCGGGCGGGCGTGCAGGCCCGCCGGATAGTCGACGGTCCATTCGACGCTTTCGGCCAGATCCTGCGCGGCCGGGCGGGCTTCGCTGGAGGCCGTATCCTGATGCAGCGCCGCGGCGATTTCCGCCGCATCATCGGTGGTCAGCAGCGCCGCAAGCCGCCCCTCATCCTGAATCAGCCGGGTCAGGCGACGCAGGATCGCGATATGACTGTCGGAACTGGCGGCGATGCCGACGACGAAATGCGCGCGCTGGCCGGGATTCCACTCAATCCCTTCGCGCAACTGGAGAACGACGATGCCGTCGCGGCGGACCAGCCCCTTGTCCTCGCCAAGGCCGTGCGGAATGGCGACGCCCGATCCCAGATAGGTGTTCGCCACCGCCTCGCGCCGAACCATGCTCTGGTCATAACCGGGCGCGACGCAACCGGCGGCGACCAATATCTGGCCTGCCTGGAGGATCGCCGATTCCTTGTCCGACGCCCGCGCGTCGATGCGGATCAGATCTTCATGGCGCAGGGCATTTTGGGGGTCGGCAATCATGGCTTTGTGCATCCTCTCTCGCGTCTCAAGAAAACGTTTTCTGATTATTTTGTCAAGCGCCTTGCAATATGGCTTGGAAATCGGCCATATTTGGCATCAGATAGTGATAGGATGAGGAAAACGATTTTCCCATGACCGTCGGAATTAAGGATGTAGCGCGAGTCGCGGCGGTATCGCCCGCCACCGTTTCGCGGGTGCTGTCGGGGCGCTCGGTCGATCCGGCGATGCGCGATCGCGTGCTGGCAGCCGTTAAGACGACGGGCTATCGTCCCAATCTTGCTGCGCGCCGCCTCCGCTCACGCCACAGCAACACCATCGGCCTGATCGTCGCCGATATCCGCAATCCCTTCTTCACGGCCGTATCGCGCACGGTCGAGGATATCGCCTATGAGCGCGGCCTGCGGGTCATATTGTGCAATACCAATGAAGATCCCGCCAAGGAGGCGATGTATCTCCAGCTCATGCAGGAAGAACGGGTGACGGGCGTCATCCTGGCGCCGACCCGGCAGGGCGCCGAAAAGGTTTCGCGCGCCAAGGCGGATCATCCCATCATCCTGATCGATCGTGTCGCCACGACGACATCCGACTGCGTCGTGCTGGACAATGATGCGATGGCGCAGGCGCTGGTGGTCCATCTTCACGCGCAGGGTTTCAGGACCATCACGGGATTGTTCGGCGCGGCCAGCACCACCGGCGCCGAACGCCGCGCCGGTTTCGAAAAGGCCGCCAGGGCCATGAACCTGACGACCCAATCGCTGTCCGTCCCGCATCGCGAGGGCGAAGCGGAACGGCTGGTCAGCGCCCTGCTACAGGCGCCGGATCGCCCGGAGGCGATCATAGCAAGCAATGGCGTGATGCTGATGTCGGTGCTGCGGGCCGCGCACGCCCTGGGCCTGTCGGTGCCAAGGGATTTTGCCCTTGCCGGTTTCGACAATGACGCCTGGATGGAATTTGCCGGTAACGGCCTGAGCGTCATCGAGCAGCCGGTGGAGGAGATCGGGCGCACCGCCATGGCGATGTTGCTCGACCGGCTCGATCATCCCGACGCGGCCGCCCGCAAGGTCGTCCTGAGCGGACGCCTTGTCGCGCGCGGGTCCAGCATCAGGCATGAAAATATGATCGTCGAGACGTGGGGAAGCAAATCATGAAACCGCCCATTGGCCGGGATACCCGGCTGTGCATGTCGCTGTCGGCCCGTCCCGGAAATGCCGGATCGCGCTTCCACAACGCCCTCTACGACCGGTTGGGGCTGGACTATATCTATAAGAGTTTCAGCACACAGGATCTGGCCGCGGCGGTCGGCGGCATACGCGCGCTGGACATTCGCGGCTGCGCCATATCGATGCCGTTCAAGGAAGCGGTGATCCCGCTGATCGATGCGCTCGAAGCCTCTGCGCGCGCGATCGACAGCGTCAACACCATCGTCAATGACGGGGGCAGGCTGACAGGCTATAACACCGACTATGTGGCCGTGCGCCAGTTGCTGGAGCAACGGATCGAAAAGCCCGTGCCATTCCTGTTGCGCGGAAGCGGCGGGATGGCCAAGGCGGTGGCCGCCGCCCTGCGCGATGCCGGCTTTGCCGAGGGCAGGATCATCGCACGCAACGAAACGGCGGGGCGCGCCATCGCGGACCAATATGGCTATGCGTGGCAGGCCGACCTGCCACCGGAAAGCGCGCCGCTGCTGATCAATGTCACGCCTTTGGGCATGGACGGTCAGGACAGGGATGCGCTGGCCTTTCCGCCGGAGCATATCGCCGCCTGCAACACCGCCTTCGACGTGGTGGCCCAGCCCGTGGAAACGCCCTTCATCAGGGCCGCGCGCGCCGGCAACAGGAACATCATTTCCGGCGGCGAGGTCATCGTGCTTCAGGCGCTCGAACAATTTGTCCTCTACACCGGCATCCGCCCCGACCTGAAGGATATTCGCGAAGCCGCGCGATACGCACATGGCGCGGAGGTGGCAGACAGGATCGCCGGCTAGTGGAGCGAATGTGGCATCAAAAAAT from Sphingobium sp. CAP-1 includes the following:
- the ptsP gene encoding phosphoenolpyruvate--protein phosphotransferase; protein product: MIADPQNALRHEDLIRIDARASDKESAILQAGQILVAAGCVAPGYDQSMVRREAVANTYLGSGVAIPHGLGEDKGLVRRDGIVVLQLREGIEWNPGQRAHFVVGIAASSDSHIAILRRLTRLIQDEGRLAALLTTDDAAEIAAALHQDTASSEARPAAQDLAESVEWTVDYPAGLHARPASAWGEAAKVGAAPLRVRHGDDMADPRSLVSLLQLGLKAGDRITISAGARPALDQFMRTVTGLTAREKADAARAAEKAQAPVRGWKPVGHPVMIAGVAASPGLAIGPVHVLAAAELDVPDQPVDLVGGGALLNDALIRTRAQMKALVDDTTRRLGAGDAAIFAAQAGLLDDTDLITLTCQLMVEGHGVAWSWHQAIDRMAGKLSALGNPVLAARAADLHDIGRRVLAQIDPGLSVGTLADLPEQPCILVATDLSPSDTATLDTSRVAGIATALGGPTSHSAILARTLGLPSMVAGGADLLTQAAGTTAIVDGDNGRIWLDPSPDDLASARLWIDEIAARRVAEEAERALPARTRDGHALAIGANVNRPDQVAFALAQGGEGVGLMRTEFLFLERGDSPGEEEQCSIYRDMIDALGDRPLIVRALDIGGDKQVPHLDLPKEENPFLGVRGARLLLRRPDLLEPQLRALYRAAKGGGDLSIMFPMITSASELLALRERCEAIRTELDAPVLPIGIMIEVPAAAVQAHALAAHADFFSIGTNDLTQYALAIDRQNPELASEADSLHPAVLRLIAMTVAGARRHDRWVGVCGGIAGDPFGAALLTGLGVHELSMTPRDIPAVKARIRAGSLADLQSLAARALDATSAAEVRALDGESA
- a CDS encoding LacI family DNA-binding transcriptional regulator, with product MTVGIKDVARVAAVSPATVSRVLSGRSVDPAMRDRVLAAVKTTGYRPNLAARRLRSRHSNTIGLIVADIRNPFFTAVSRTVEDIAYERGLRVILCNTNEDPAKEAMYLQLMQEERVTGVILAPTRQGAEKVSRAKADHPIILIDRVATTTSDCVVLDNDAMAQALVVHLHAQGFRTITGLFGAASTTGAERRAGFEKAARAMNLTTQSLSVPHREGEAERLVSALLQAPDRPEAIIASNGVMLMSVLRAAHALGLSVPRDFALAGFDNDAWMEFAGNGLSVIEQPVEEIGRTAMAMLLDRLDHPDAAARKVVLSGRLVARGSSIRHENMIVETWGSKS
- a CDS encoding shikimate 5-dehydrogenase; this translates as MKPPIGRDTRLCMSLSARPGNAGSRFHNALYDRLGLDYIYKSFSTQDLAAAVGGIRALDIRGCAISMPFKEAVIPLIDALEASARAIDSVNTIVNDGGRLTGYNTDYVAVRQLLEQRIEKPVPFLLRGSGGMAKAVAAALRDAGFAEGRIIARNETAGRAIADQYGYAWQADLPPESAPLLINVTPLGMDGQDRDALAFPPEHIAACNTAFDVVAQPVETPFIRAARAGNRNIISGGEVIVLQALEQFVLYTGIRPDLKDIREAARYAHGAEVADRIAG